From one Amia ocellicauda isolate fAmiCal2 chromosome 17, fAmiCal2.hap1, whole genome shotgun sequence genomic stretch:
- the rasd1 gene encoding dexamethasone-induced Ras-related protein 1, translated as MIKKMTPSENEFDIPAKNCYRMVILGSTKVGKTAIVSRFLSGRFDDQYTPTIEDFHRKFYSIRGDVYQLDILDTSGNHPFPAMRRLSILTGDVFILVFSLDNKDSFKEVQRLKQQIFETKSCLKNKTKENIDVPLVICGNKCDRDFYREVQREEIDQLIAGDDQCAYFEISAKRNTNVDKMFQTLFTMAKLPHEMSPDLHRKVSVQYCDMLHRKSIKNKKLKDGDAYGIVAPFARRPSVHSDLMYIKEKAIGGGQAKDKERCVIS; from the exons ATGATCAAGAAAATGACACCCTCAGAGAATGAGTTTGACATCCCAGCCAAGAACTGCTACAGGATGGTGATTCTGGGCTCCACCAAAGTTGGCAAAACGGCCATCGTGTCCCGGTTTCTCAGCGGGAGGTTCGATGACCAGTACACCCCGACTATTGAGGACTTTCACAGGAAATTTTACAGCATCAGGGGAGACGTTTATCAACTGGATATTTTAGACACTTCTGGGAATCACCCCTTCCCTGCCATGAGAAGGCTTTCCATCTTAACAG GTGATGTCTTTATCCTGGTCTTCAGTCTGGACAACAAAGACTCGTTCAAGGAGGTCCAGCGCCTGAAGCAGCAGATATTCGAGACCAAATCctgtctgaaaaacaaaaccaaagagaACATTGACGTGCCGCTGGTCATCTGCGGCAACAAATGCGACCGAGACTTCTACAGAGAGGTGCAGCGAGAAGAAATCGACCAACTCATAGCTGGAGATGACCAGTGCGCCTACTTTGAGATCTCCGCCAAAAGGAACACTAACGTGGACAAGATGTTCCAGACTCTCTTCACCATGGCCAAGCTGCCCCACGAGATGAGCCCCGACCTGCACCGCAAGGTCTCGGTGCAGTACTGCGACATGCTCCACAGGAAATCCATCAAAAACAAGAAATTGAAAGACGGGGACGCCTATGGGATCGTGGCACCTTTCGCCCGGCGCCCAAGCGTGCACAGTGACTTGATGTACATTAAGGAGAAGGCAATCGGGGGCGGCCAAGCCAAGGACAAAGAGAGATGTGTCATCAGCTAA